In one Trichlorobacter lovleyi SZ genomic region, the following are encoded:
- a CDS encoding ABC1 kinase family protein — MTPISLLIRLYHPLRVYRVFRVLLTVFLLIRKRAGWLGIRPLAPLQLVVAIEQLGASFIKLAQVLATRADFFDSSYLEPLRHLHDQLPPMSEADFQQVFERAFRAGACFRGFEQSPLACASIGQVHRAVLQSGEQVAVKLRRNRIERVVREDIRLLGWFLAILHPLFSEYTRNSIEAVLIAFRRTILQEVDMQAELSNLERFRQAYPDSGIRMPVPYPQFSSHDALVMSFEEGVRFGDREGLATLQVSFDKLMEKLVLFYTEQMLVKGFFHADPHPGNLLVTTTGELVLLDFGMVSRIPNATRLAMINTVKAAYERDFELLVQATRKLGIITDSAPQDELTGLTEEIFRIFDNDQLSASSMQELAFGVMDALKEYPFKLPQEIIYVMRASSIIEGLGTSYIENYNGIKDVLPVLRANLTRALGERDSLAGIVIHELAQLPLTLVKARHLVDALQQGDLVVHLAEEDRRALLRPARLWLQQMTWIGLLVALAFYLRGFAYPLAGWLSLGCFGLAFVRLVWWKKL, encoded by the coding sequence GTGACACCGATCTCTCTCCTCATCAGGCTGTACCACCCGCTGCGGGTCTACCGGGTTTTCCGGGTGCTGCTGACCGTCTTTCTGTTGATCCGTAAGCGGGCCGGCTGGCTGGGGATACGGCCGTTGGCACCGCTGCAGCTGGTTGTGGCCATAGAGCAGCTGGGGGCCAGCTTTATCAAATTGGCCCAGGTACTGGCCACCCGGGCGGATTTCTTTGACAGCAGCTACCTGGAGCCGTTACGCCACCTGCATGATCAGCTGCCCCCGATGTCAGAGGCCGACTTTCAACAGGTCTTTGAGCGGGCATTCCGCGCCGGGGCCTGCTTTCGCGGGTTTGAGCAGAGCCCGCTGGCCTGTGCCTCCATCGGCCAGGTGCACCGGGCGGTGCTGCAAAGCGGTGAACAGGTGGCGGTCAAACTGCGCCGTAACCGGATCGAGCGGGTGGTGCGGGAGGATATCCGCCTGTTGGGCTGGTTTCTGGCGATCCTGCATCCGCTTTTCTCCGAATATACCCGTAACTCCATTGAGGCGGTGCTGATCGCCTTTCGCCGCACCATCCTGCAGGAAGTGGATATGCAGGCTGAACTGTCCAACCTGGAACGGTTCCGTCAGGCCTACCCCGACTCCGGCATCCGCATGCCGGTTCCCTATCCGCAGTTCAGCTCCCATGATGCCCTGGTGATGAGTTTTGAAGAGGGTGTCCGCTTTGGTGATCGGGAAGGGCTGGCGACGCTCCAGGTTTCTTTCGACAAGCTGATGGAGAAGCTGGTGCTGTTCTACACCGAGCAGATGCTGGTGAAAGGGTTCTTCCATGCCGATCCCCACCCCGGCAATCTGCTGGTAACCACCACTGGTGAACTGGTGCTGCTGGATTTCGGCATGGTCAGCCGGATTCCCAACGCCACTCGGCTGGCCATGATCAATACGGTCAAGGCAGCCTATGAGCGGGATTTTGAGCTGTTGGTGCAGGCCACCCGCAAGCTGGGGATCATCACCGACAGTGCGCCCCAGGACGAGCTGACCGGTCTGACTGAAGAGATCTTCCGGATCTTTGATAATGACCAGCTCAGTGCCTCCAGCATGCAGGAGCTGGCCTTCGGGGTCATGGATGCCCTCAAGGAGTACCCGTTCAAACTGCCCCAGGAGATCATCTATGTCATGCGTGCCAGCTCAATCATTGAGGGGTTGGGCACCAGCTACATCGAGAACTATAACGGTATCAAGGATGTGCTGCCGGTACTCAGGGCCAATCTGACCCGTGCCCTGGGAGAGCGGGACAGCCTTGCGGGGATCGTGATCCATGAACTGGCTCAACTGCCGCTAACCCTGGTCAAGGCTCGCCATCTGGTGGATGCCTTGCAACAGGGTGATCTGGTCGTGCATCTGGCAGAGGAAGACCGGCGCGCCCTGCTGCGTCCTGCCCGGCTTTGGCTGCAACAGATGACCTGGATCGGCCTGCTGGTGGCGCTGGCCTTCTATCTGCGGGGATTTGCATATCCGCTTGCTGGCTGGTTGTCACTGGGCTGCTTCGGGCTGGCTTTTGTCAGGCTTGTGTGGTGGAAAAAACTGTAA